The following are encoded together in the Nitrospirae bacterium YQR-1 genome:
- a CDS encoding chemotaxis protein CheW has product MTDAIMIIPYIAFRCGRFVYAVDSLHVREIIHLPEFKLIDEAPDYVAGLVNVRGGVIPLIDIDKRFGRKGLHYSLTDKVIIFSHNKRLIGVIVNEIEDIYDIPSDSIEKAPLYSDDTMHRSGFIEQVAKINEDILMILSHHKLFDSRIMALITQYEGLESTADELLSDKASSSEENTETAAVFHKRAVALALRDVLRYDGSALMPVAVVELENELFGIELESIREFISVQEYRQVPCCPSHIIGNINLRGEIVTLIDIRSTIGLSRSGSGKAMDSAVVVVIDNFTVGICIETLRDVLYLPASEQKELPIAVRDANENFFKCTAIFEDRAIVVLNLQSVLYRGGLVVNDSL; this is encoded by the coding sequence GTGACGGATGCGATTATGATAATACCCTATATTGCATTTCGTTGCGGCAGGTTTGTCTATGCCGTTGACTCCTTGCATGTGCGTGAAATAATCCATTTGCCTGAATTCAAACTTATAGACGAGGCACCGGATTATGTGGCAGGACTTGTCAATGTCCGCGGAGGAGTTATACCCCTTATAGACATTGATAAACGCTTTGGACGTAAAGGGCTGCATTACTCATTAACCGATAAGGTTATTATCTTTAGCCACAATAAAAGACTCATAGGCGTCATTGTAAATGAAATAGAAGATATTTATGATATACCCTCAGATTCGATAGAAAAGGCGCCGCTCTATAGTGATGATACAATGCACCGGAGCGGTTTTATAGAGCAGGTGGCAAAAATCAATGAAGATATACTGATGATTTTAAGCCACCACAAACTTTTTGACTCCCGTATCATGGCATTAATCACCCAATATGAGGGGCTGGAATCCACGGCTGATGAGCTGCTATCCGATAAGGCCTCATCCTCGGAGGAAAACACGGAGACAGCCGCTGTGTTTCATAAGAGGGCGGTGGCACTGGCCCTCAGGGATGTGCTGCGGTATGACGGCAGTGCACTTATGCCGGTAGCAGTAGTTGAGCTTGAGAATGAACTCTTTGGCATCGAGCTGGAGAGCATCCGTGAGTTTATATCCGTGCAGGAGTACCGGCAGGTGCCCTGCTGTCCTTCTCACATAATTGGAAACATTAACCTCAGGGGTGAGATTGTAACCCTGATAGATATCCGCAGCACCATCGGGCTGTCCCGTAGCGGCAGTGGAAAGGCTATGGACTCTGCCGTTGTGGTTGTCATAGATAATTTTACAGTAGGTATTTGTATAGAAACTCTTCGTGACGTTTTATACCTTCCGGCATCGGAACAAAAAGAGCTCCCGATAGCCGTTAGAGACGCTAATGAAAACTTCTTTAAGTGCACCGCCATCTTTGAAGACAGAGCTATTGTAGTTTTAAACCTGCAAAGTGTTTTGTACAGGGGTGGTTTAGTAGTGAATGATAGCTTGTAA
- a CDS encoding tetratricopeptide repeat protein: MSNSPSLTTIQSFISAHTGLHVDEKDLNTTISSRLRHVSVDSVDAYCTFLTADTPESKHEWKVLYQTITTGESFFFRDKGQFSLLRNIILKELIEHNRDRRTLRLWSAGCSTGEEPYSLAIVVNELLPDIHLWDISIIGTDINESAIEKAIKGHFSEWSFRMVPKDVISAYFIKRKGHYEIDPHIRRMVNFRQGNLIKDTYPDVIAGICELDLIICRNVFIYFQPENISIALRKLTQSLRHGGYLLTGHAELQAVPLRGLVPVTYPDSTIFKRGEKDHKNPAELPINFVPLAHIPVVHIPVKKIEKSTQGKKIHTQAAHQKSTAVEPIKKKPDIRKASGFMDEANALLEAGQYPKVIEKMKYHLTDNPNSSDAYVLLAEAYANTGDLANAAVACKEAIAINSLDIRPYYLLSHIAQEYGNEEEGKDMLKRVIYLDANCVAAYMELSILYENSGDVLRAEKLKETALNILEKLPSDKKIDFYGSLSAGELLRQLKKQGLTEVRGKV, from the coding sequence ATGAGCAATAGTCCGTCGCTAACCACCATTCAGAGCTTCATCTCCGCCCATACAGGCTTGCATGTTGATGAAAAGGACTTAAACACCACAATATCGTCAAGACTGCGCCATGTGTCTGTAGATTCTGTGGACGCTTATTGTACGTTTCTAACGGCGGACACTCCGGAGAGCAAGCATGAGTGGAAGGTGCTTTATCAGACTATAACAACCGGAGAGAGTTTTTTCTTCCGTGACAAGGGACAGTTTTCACTCCTTAGAAACATAATTCTCAAGGAGCTTATTGAACACAACAGGGATAGGCGTACACTTCGCCTTTGGAGTGCAGGATGTTCAACAGGTGAGGAACCATACTCACTTGCCATAGTGGTTAATGAATTACTCCCTGATATCCACCTGTGGGACATCTCGATTATCGGCACAGACATTAACGAAAGCGCCATAGAAAAGGCCATCAAGGGCCACTTCAGTGAGTGGTCTTTCAGGATGGTACCCAAAGACGTTATATCGGCATATTTTATAAAACGAAAAGGACATTACGAAATAGACCCACATATCCGCCGTATGGTTAATTTCAGGCAGGGCAATCTCATTAAAGACACATATCCCGATGTTATCGCAGGTATATGTGAGCTGGATTTAATAATTTGCCGGAACGTGTTTATTTATTTTCAGCCTGAAAACATATCAATAGCGCTGCGTAAGTTAACACAAAGCCTCAGGCATGGCGGCTATCTCTTAACCGGACATGCGGAGTTGCAAGCTGTGCCGCTGCGGGGTCTTGTACCTGTGACTTACCCGGACTCCACTATTTTTAAGCGTGGTGAAAAAGACCACAAGAATCCGGCGGAACTGCCAATTAATTTTGTGCCTCTTGCGCATATACCGGTTGTGCATATACCGGTTAAAAAAATCGAAAAATCCACACAAGGTAAAAAAATTCACACTCAGGCTGCACACCAAAAGAGCACCGCTGTGGAGCCAATAAAGAAAAAACCTGACATCAGGAAAGCATCCGGGTTTATGGATGAGGCTAATGCCTTATTAGAGGCTGGTCAGTACCCCAAGGTAATAGAAAAGATGAAATATCACCTGACAGATAATCCTAACAGCTCAGACGCATACGTTTTGTTGGCGGAGGCGTATGCCAACACCGGCGACCTTGCCAACGCAGCTGTTGCTTGCAAAGAGGCCATTGCTATAAACTCTCTGGATATACGCCCCTATTACCTCCTGTCTCATATTGCACAGGAGTATGGCAATGAGGAGGAGGGAAAGGATATGCTTAAGAGAGTTATCTACCTCGATGCCAATTGTGTAGCGGCTTATATGGAGTTAAGTATTTTATACGAAAACAGCGGAGATGTATTAAGGGCTGAAAAACTAAAGGAGACTGCGCTTAATATTCTTGAAAAATTACCGTCTGATAAGAAAATAGACTTTTACGGCAGCCTGAGTGCCGGAGAGCTGCTCCGGCAGTTAAAAAAGCAAGGTTTAACCGAAGTCAGAGGTAAGGTATAA